One window from the genome of Sphingomicrobium arenosum encodes:
- a CDS encoding M16 family metallopeptidase produces the protein MKTILLAGAALAAVALPLGSQAQAQDAAAIEVPAIDYEKRVLDNGLTVIALPDNSTPNIFVSMWFDVGAKHDPDGKSGFAHLFEHLLGDQTVNMPQGDTAKYVSLAGGYYNASTGFDRTNYYEVLPASELDRALWLQSERLARPVISEAEFERQRDIVKEEMRMRYLAPPYGRGLLALIDNIFTSSPMRRLPIGTMEDLDRATYADVLAFHEAYYGPDTAMIIVSGNFDTDEMFRLAEKHFADIAPRENQLSLDIQQRETPITERRQIVVTSPGANLPQVALGYQTVPADHPDMAALQVIQQIMSGGDNSLLNERLIRSGLASNGYAFSFEGAEQSAFIVQADLATGTETSTAFAAIDTALAQLLSGPVDAATLEEAKNEILASNLAQREGIVGRANALGEAYYTNGSVDEANARLEGVLAVTADDVLRVARQYLGTTNRVEMIVEKGPDDWESWKNPAPMPTFATVPAATRPALELAAEADRMAMPAQLDVPAVAAPALNTVTLANGMTLYHAKTGDVPLASMSLVFAGGNNTDPADKIGRADLAIAAIEKGTETRSEAEIAAMLERLGASLSGSASSDGTTLAVRAPAANIEAAGDILRDILDNAAYPADVVAREKTQIVDNIQRQRASAAGLAGMMAFPVLFADGPLDLPSWGPTEMIEGMGRDDLLAFHRAYLRPSHASIVMTGGLDLDEATRIANSLFGDWTDDGSVARPQSRPSTHEAKGKTIVVDLPTQQAAVFALAPGVRADDPRVIDMILANDALGGTSSSRLFMDIRGEKALAYGAYSQTGFTSQTGYTLATVQTANATADEVAAALIANFEDIADNGIPASEIDERRVVQTGSFARRTESSNGYSSLIAGALLDGIDVERELDFVNRINAADGTTPGQVFGTVANPDQLSLIIVGQADEFWDEVKALRPDAVRMTAEEVDLLDL, from the coding sequence GTGAAAACCATCCTTCTCGCCGGGGCCGCGCTCGCCGCCGTGGCGCTGCCGCTCGGGTCGCAGGCGCAGGCGCAGGACGCCGCCGCCATCGAAGTGCCCGCCATCGACTATGAAAAGCGCGTGCTCGACAACGGCCTGACCGTCATCGCGCTCCCTGACAATTCGACCCCCAACATCTTCGTGTCCATGTGGTTCGACGTCGGCGCCAAGCACGATCCCGACGGCAAGTCGGGCTTTGCTCACCTGTTCGAACATCTCCTCGGCGACCAAACGGTCAACATGCCGCAGGGCGACACCGCCAAATATGTCTCGCTCGCGGGCGGCTATTACAACGCCTCGACCGGCTTTGACCGCACCAACTATTATGAGGTGCTCCCCGCCAGCGAGCTCGACCGCGCGCTGTGGCTGCAATCCGAGCGCCTCGCCCGCCCGGTGATCAGCGAGGCCGAGTTCGAGCGCCAGCGCGACATCGTGAAGGAAGAGATGCGCATGCGCTATCTCGCCCCGCCTTATGGCCGCGGGCTCCTCGCGCTCATCGACAACATCTTCACCTCCTCGCCGATGCGCCGCCTGCCGATCGGCACGATGGAAGACCTCGACCGCGCCACCTATGCCGACGTGCTCGCCTTCCACGAGGCCTATTATGGTCCCGACACGGCGATGATCATCGTCTCCGGCAATTTCGACACCGATGAGATGTTCCGCCTCGCCGAGAAGCATTTCGCCGACATCGCGCCGCGCGAAAATCAGCTCAGCCTCGACATCCAGCAGCGAGAGACCCCGATCACCGAGCGTCGTCAGATCGTCGTGACCTCGCCCGGCGCCAACCTGCCGCAGGTCGCGCTCGGCTATCAGACCGTCCCCGCCGACCATCCCGACATGGCCGCGCTCCAGGTTATCCAGCAGATCATGTCGGGCGGCGACAATTCGCTATTGAACGAGCGACTGATCCGCTCGGGGCTGGCGAGCAACGGCTATGCCTTCTCCTTCGAGGGCGCCGAACAGAGCGCCTTCATCGTCCAGGCCGACCTCGCCACGGGCACCGAGACCAGCACCGCCTTCGCCGCGATCGACACCGCGCTCGCCCAGCTGCTCTCGGGCCCGGTCGACGCCGCCACGCTTGAGGAAGCGAAGAACGAGATCCTCGCCTCCAACCTGGCGCAGCGCGAGGGCATCGTCGGGCGCGCCAATGCGCTGGGCGAAGCTTATTACACCAACGGATCGGTCGACGAGGCCAATGCCCGCCTCGAAGGCGTGCTCGCGGTGACCGCCGATGACGTGCTGCGCGTCGCGCGCCAGTATCTCGGCACCACCAACCGCGTCGAGATGATCGTGGAAAAGGGTCCCGACGATTGGGAAAGCTGGAAGAACCCCGCGCCCATGCCGACCTTTGCCACCGTGCCCGCCGCGACCCGGCCCGCGCTCGAACTGGCGGCCGAGGCCGACCGGATGGCCATGCCCGCGCAGCTCGACGTGCCTGCCGTGGCCGCGCCCGCGCTCAACACCGTCACGCTCGCCAACGGCATGACCCTCTATCACGCCAAGACGGGTGACGTGCCGCTCGCCAGCATGAGCCTCGTCTTCGCCGGCGGCAACAACACCGACCCGGCCGACAAGATCGGCCGCGCCGACCTTGCCATCGCCGCCATCGAGAAGGGCACCGAGACCCGCAGCGAGGCCGAGATCGCGGCCATGCTCGAACGCCTCGGGGCCAGCCTGTCGGGCAGCGCCTCGTCCGACGGCACCACGCTCGCCGTGCGCGCGCCGGCAGCCAACATCGAGGCGGCGGGCGACATCCTGCGCGACATCCTCGACAATGCCGCTTATCCCGCCGACGTCGTCGCGCGTGAAAAGACCCAGATCGTCGACAATATCCAGCGCCAGCGCGCCTCCGCAGCGGGGCTGGCGGGGATGATGGCCTTCCCGGTGCTGTTCGCCGATGGGCCGCTCGACCTGCCGAGCTGGGGTCCGACCGAAATGATCGAGGGGATGGGCCGCGACGATCTGCTCGCCTTCCACCGCGCCTATCTGCGCCCCTCGCACGCCTCGATCGTAATGACCGGCGGGCTCGACCTCGACGAGGCCACGCGCATCGCCAACAGCCTGTTCGGCGACTGGACCGACGATGGCAGCGTCGCACGCCCGCAAAGCCGCCCCTCGACCCACGAGGCCAAGGGCAAGACCATCGTCGTCGACCTGCCGACCCAGCAGGCCGCCGTCTTCGCGCTCGCGCCTGGCGTGCGCGCCGACGATCCGCGCGTCATCGACATGATCCTCGCCAATGACGCGCTCGGCGGCACGTCTTCCTCGCGTCTGTTCATGGACATTCGCGGGGAAAAGGCGCTCGCCTATGGCGCTTATTCACAGACCGGCTTCACCAGCCAGACGGGCTATACGCTCGCCACGGTGCAGACCGCCAATGCCACCGCCGACGAGGTCGCTGCCGCGCTCATCGCCAACTTCGAGGATATCGCCGATAACGGCATCCCGGCGAGCGAGATCGACGAGCGCCGCGTCGTCCAGACGGGCAGCTTTGCCCGCCGCACCGAGAGCAGCAACGGCTACAGCTCGCTGATCGCCGGCGCGCTGCTCGACGGCATCGACGTCGAACGCGAACTCGACTTCGTCAACCGCATCAACGCGGCCGACGGCACCACGCCGGGGCAGGTCTTCGGAACGGTCGCCAACCCCGATCAGCTCAGCCTGATCATCGTCGGCCAGGCCGACGAGTTCTGGGACGAGGTGAAGGCGCTGCGCCCCGACGCGGTCCGCATGACCGCCGAGGAAGTCGACCTGCTCGACCTCTAG
- a CDS encoding FAD-dependent oxidoreductase yields the protein MENIGADLEEMKRVPLERAHVDAIAAIGETRDYEEGEMVAEVGDPMDRFVYVLTGEIEVVDPYSGARMLESSLGPTQFMGELAFLNAGSFTLPMRAAKPTRTLEAPREAMLDLMSKRPELSDHVIGVFSARRRKQFEDHRSAIKLIGADQDSKVQEVARFLSRNRIPFQSFDLDNPEGEGIQLCQLADHEPAVIFNEGMILDDPTPRAVARLLGLDLNVCERAEVDLLIVGGGPAGVAAAVYAGAEGLKALVIEDRAIGGQAGTSSRIENYMGFPTGISGADLVYRGQVQAMKFGTRFVMPRRVVELCRTEDGRFCARLDDDGDEVCAHAVLVATGVQYRRLPLENLRTFEGAGVYYAATEMEARFCAGKIAYIIGGGNSAGQAAMFLSRHAACVKLVVRGDSLADSMSSYLRDRLEADPAIEIHYDCEISALHGEERLEEVTRACGDEELREPCGGLFIMIGAAPNTDWLSGLVELDEKGFVKTGEAAGKASPFETSCEGIFAVGDVRASSIKRVASAVGEGSVVVSAIWSHVAARREELGEDAPGEMED from the coding sequence ATGGAAAATATCGGTGCCGACCTCGAAGAGATGAAGCGGGTGCCGCTGGAGCGCGCGCATGTCGACGCCATCGCCGCCATCGGCGAGACGCGCGATTATGAAGAAGGCGAGATGGTCGCCGAGGTGGGCGACCCGATGGATCGCTTCGTCTATGTGCTGACCGGCGAGATCGAGGTGGTCGATCCCTATTCGGGCGCGCGCATGCTCGAGAGCAGCCTGGGGCCGACGCAGTTCATGGGCGAATTGGCGTTTCTCAATGCCGGCAGCTTCACCCTGCCGATGCGCGCCGCCAAGCCGACCCGCACCCTCGAGGCGCCGCGCGAGGCGATGCTCGACCTGATGAGCAAGCGGCCCGAACTGTCCGATCATGTCATCGGCGTGTTCTCGGCGCGGCGCCGCAAGCAGTTCGAGGATCATCGCAGCGCGATCAAGCTGATCGGCGCCGACCAGGACAGCAAGGTGCAGGAGGTGGCGCGGTTCCTGTCACGCAACCGCATCCCCTTCCAGAGCTTCGATCTCGACAATCCCGAGGGCGAGGGCATCCAGCTGTGCCAGCTCGCCGATCACGAACCGGCGGTGATCTTCAACGAGGGCATGATCCTCGATGATCCCACGCCGCGCGCGGTGGCGCGTTTGTTGGGGCTCGACCTCAACGTGTGCGAACGCGCCGAGGTCGACCTGCTGATTGTCGGCGGCGGGCCCGCCGGGGTGGCGGCGGCGGTCTATGCGGGCGCCGAGGGATTGAAGGCGCTGGTCATCGAGGACCGGGCGATCGGCGGCCAGGCCGGCACGTCGAGCCGGATCGAGAATTACATGGGCTTTCCGACCGGCATCTCGGGCGCCGACCTCGTCTATCGCGGGCAGGTGCAGGCGATGAAGTTCGGCACGCGCTTCGTCATGCCGCGCCGGGTGGTGGAGCTGTGCCGCACCGAGGACGGGCGCTTTTGCGCGCGGCTCGACGATGATGGCGACGAAGTGTGCGCCCATGCGGTGCTGGTCGCGACCGGCGTACAATATCGCCGCCTGCCGCTGGAGAATTTACGCACGTTCGAGGGCGCGGGCGTCTATTATGCCGCCACCGAGATGGAGGCCCGCTTCTGCGCGGGCAAGATCGCCTATATCATCGGCGGCGGCAACAGCGCGGGCCAGGCGGCGATGTTCCTGTCGCGTCATGCGGCTTGCGTGAAACTGGTGGTGCGCGGCGACAGCCTGGCGGACAGCATGTCCTCTTATTTGCGCGACCGGCTCGAGGCCGACCCGGCGATCGAGATTCATTATGATTGCGAGATCAGCGCGCTGCACGGCGAGGAGCGGCTCGAGGAGGTCACGCGCGCCTGCGGCGACGAGGAATTGCGCGAGCCCTGCGGCGGGCTGTTCATCATGATCGGCGCCGCGCCCAACACCGACTGGCTGTCGGGCCTCGTCGAGCTCGACGAAAAGGGCTTCGTGAAAACCGGCGAGGCGGCGGGCAAGGCCTCGCCCTTCGAGACCAGCTGCGAGGGCATCTTCGCGGTGGGCGACGTGCGCGCGAGTTCGATCAAGCGGGTCGCCAGCGCGGTCGGCGAGGGATCGGTGGTGGTCAGCGCCATCTGGAGCCATGTCGCCGCGCGGCGCGAGGAATTGGGCGAGGATGCGCCCGGCGAGATGGAGGACTGA
- a CDS encoding DksA/TraR family C4-type zinc finger protein: MAGGWTRDGAVQDQIDDTVNDAVAAARARLAQGESLEECEECGEPIPPRRREALPGVRTCVECQSGRDAHIRHTTINRRGSKDSQLR; the protein is encoded by the coding sequence ATGGCAGGCGGATGGACACGCGACGGCGCGGTACAGGATCAGATCGATGACACGGTGAACGATGCCGTCGCGGCCGCCCGCGCGCGCCTCGCGCAGGGCGAAAGCCTCGAGGAGTGCGAGGAATGCGGCGAGCCCATCCCGCCGCGCCGCCGCGAGGCGCTGCCCGGCGTTCGCACCTGTGTCGAGTGCCAGTCGGGCCGCGATGCGCATATCCGCCACACCACCATCAACCGCCGCGGCTCCAAGGACAGCCAACTGCGCTAG
- the rplJ gene encoding 50S ribosomal protein L10 yields MDRSQKADLVAELKSVFAETGVVVVTRNNGLSVSQSTELRNQMRDAGAQFKVAKNRLAKIALEGSDYQPISDLLQGPTALATSSDPVAAAKIAVNFAKDNEDFEILGGAMGTTVLDVNGIKALAELPSLDELRGTLVGLIQAPATKIARIAKEPGGMLARVLSAKAAA; encoded by the coding sequence ATGGATCGTTCGCAAAAAGCCGATCTGGTTGCCGAGCTGAAGAGCGTCTTTGCGGAGACGGGTGTGGTGGTCGTGACTCGGAACAACGGGTTGTCGGTCTCGCAGTCGACTGAACTTCGCAACCAGATGCGCGACGCCGGTGCCCAGTTCAAGGTCGCGAAGAACCGCCTTGCCAAGATCGCGCTCGAGGGCAGCGACTACCAGCCGATCTCGGACTTGCTTCAGGGTCCGACCGCGCTGGCGACGTCGTCCGACCCCGTCGCGGCCGCGAAGATCGCGGTCAACTTCGCCAAGGACAACGAAGATTTCGAAATCCTCGGCGGGGCGATGGGGACCACCGTCCTCGACGTGAACGGCATCAAGGCCCTGGCCGAACTGCCCTCGCTCGACGAACTGCGTGGCACGCTGGTCGGCCTTATCCAGGCCCCGGCGACGAAGATCGCGCGGATCGCCAAGGAACCGGGCGGCATGCTCGCCCGCGTCCTGAGCGCCAAGGCTGCGGCCTAA
- the rplL gene encoding 50S ribosomal protein L7/L12, with the protein MADLEKIVDQLSELTVLEAAELAKMLEDKWGVSASAAVAVAGPAAGGGEAAAEEKDEFDVILTGDGGKKINVIKEVRAITGLGLGEAKALVEGAPKPLKEGASKAEAEEIKGKIEAAGGTVELK; encoded by the coding sequence ATGGCTGATCTGGAAAAGATTGTTGACCAGCTTTCGGAACTGACCGTTCTCGAAGCTGCCGAGCTCGCCAAGATGCTCGAAGACAAGTGGGGCGTGAGCGCCTCGGCCGCCGTCGCCGTTGCTGGCCCGGCCGCTGGTGGTGGCGAAGCCGCCGCTGAAGAAAAGGACGAGTTCGACGTGATCCTCACCGGCGACGGTGGCAAGAAGATCAACGTCATCAAGGAAGTCCGTGCCATCACCGGTCTCGGCCTCGGCGAAGCCAAGGCGCTCGTCGAAGGCGCCCCGAAGCCCCTCAAGGAAGGTGCTTCGAAGGCGGAAGCCGAAGAAATCAAGGGTAAGATCGAAGCCGCTGGCGGCACCGTCGAGCTCAAGTAA
- a CDS encoding DM13 domain-containing protein, with amino-acid sequence MKRLLLLALTHLVALAIGFAAGVYTLPIITAEAAPDRALLERKAAAATYWATLVRDLGGSDRFHWGEGEISVSPDGISFQGELAPGPDYKVYLVDGFVEDEAAFLAVKDAAARIGAVKSFDGFALDLPEGVDIEDYDTVVIWCERFEEFISAGRYR; translated from the coding sequence ATGAAACGTCTTCTTCTCCTCGCCCTCACGCATCTCGTCGCGCTCGCAATCGGCTTTGCGGCTGGCGTCTACACGCTTCCCATCATCACTGCCGAGGCCGCCCCCGACAGAGCCCTGCTCGAACGCAAGGCCGCCGCCGCCACCTACTGGGCCACGCTTGTCCGCGACCTTGGGGGCAGCGACCGCTTCCATTGGGGCGAGGGTGAGATCAGCGTGTCGCCGGACGGTATCTCGTTCCAAGGCGAACTCGCGCCCGGGCCCGACTATAAAGTCTATCTCGTCGACGGCTTCGTCGAGGACGAGGCGGCCTTCCTCGCGGTCAAGGACGCAGCGGCGCGGATCGGCGCGGTGAAGAGCTTCGACGGCTTCGCGCTAGACCTGCCCGAAGGCGTCGACATCGAGGATTATGACACCGTCGTGATCTGGTGCGAGCGCTTCGAGGAGTTCATCTCGGCTGGTCGCTATCGCTAG
- a CDS encoding fasciclin domain-containing protein has translation MKQRLVLTAIAAIGLAGPSLAQDANGIDNRPDIVDAAIAAGSFETLVQLVSENNLVDLLQSNGPFTVFAPTDDAFAEALGNGEVDDQVATVLAYHVVAGRYPSGKVIAAAKRSPGGIDLETLQGNTINIRLANGAVILTDQDGVEHGLVITDVNSSNGVIHAIDGVLDPIAD, from the coding sequence ATGAAGCAACGCCTTGTCCTCACCGCCATCGCCGCCATCGGGCTTGCCGGACCATCGCTCGCGCAGGATGCCAATGGCATCGACAATCGCCCCGATATCGTCGACGCCGCCATCGCTGCCGGCAGTTTCGAAACGCTGGTCCAGCTGGTCAGCGAGAACAATCTCGTCGACCTCCTCCAGTCGAACGGCCCCTTCACCGTCTTCGCGCCGACCGACGACGCCTTTGCCGAGGCGCTCGGCAATGGCGAGGTGGACGATCAGGTCGCGACCGTGCTGGCCTATCATGTGGTGGCCGGGCGCTACCCCTCGGGCAAGGTGATCGCCGCGGCCAAGCGCAGCCCGGGCGGGATCGATCTCGAGACGCTGCAGGGCAACACGATAAACATCCGCCTCGCCAATGGCGCGGTGATCCTGACCGACCAGGATGGCGTCGAGCATGGGCTGGTGATCACCGATGTGAACAGCTCGAACGGCGTCATCCATGCCATCGACGGCGTGCTCGACCCGATCGCCGACTGA
- a CDS encoding OB-fold-containig protein — protein sequence MFGGSLFPFAASFAALFLIALMQVVGIGELMGDADAEVDVEAEASGGAIAGLLAFLGLGKLPLLMWLALLLFLFSGIGFSLQLILDEMAGFMLSPLLAVAASLTIALPLTGRLSGAFARILPRDETTAIARAQLVGKRGELDIGTASRGNPARARITDFHGQTHHVMVEPHEDGAAIHAGDALLLVRREGDTFFAITEADRRLGPVADA from the coding sequence ATGTTCGGGGGTTCGCTTTTTCCATTCGCGGCGAGTTTTGCCGCGCTTTTTCTCATCGCCCTGATGCAGGTCGTCGGGATCGGCGAGCTCATGGGCGATGCGGATGCCGAGGTGGACGTCGAAGCCGAGGCGTCGGGCGGTGCCATTGCGGGGCTGCTGGCCTTCCTGGGGCTGGGCAAATTGCCGCTCCTGATGTGGCTGGCGCTCCTGCTGTTCCTCTTCTCGGGCATCGGTTTCAGCCTGCAACTCATATTGGACGAAATGGCCGGTTTCATGCTATCGCCGTTGCTGGCGGTAGCGGCGAGCCTGACGATCGCCCTGCCCCTCACCGGACGCCTGAGCGGCGCGTTCGCGCGCATCCTGCCGAGGGACGAAACCACCGCCATCGCCCGTGCCCAACTGGTGGGCAAGAGAGGCGAACTCGACATCGGAACGGCAAGCCGCGGCAATCCCGCCCGGGCCCGCATCACCGACTTTCACGGCCAGACGCACCACGTCATGGTCGAACCGCATGAAGATGGGGCCGCCATCCACGCTGGCGACGCGCTGCTGCTCGTCCGCCGCGAGGGCGACACCTTCTTTGCCATCACCGAGGCTGACCGCCGGCTCGGGCCGGTCGCCGACGCTTAA